The genomic region TCTCTTTGAGGAGGTAATCCACTTGGCATTTCCTCGGGAAAGGCATCGAAATTCTAAAAGATTAGCAAACACACTCGCGAAGGAAAGATCAAGTTCAGTAGtgttcaaatatacatctttataAGTAACAACAAATAACATCTGACTTGAATGAAATGCATGCCTAACTTCACTTTCCCTAGCCAAAAAACTACCCTTtgcctttgttttctctttaggCTGAATCTCACCATTTGGGTTTTCATGctcctttttgttatttttagcCTCACGCCTCTCTCTTTCCAACTTACATTGGTCATCATACACTTCcttaggagaaagaggtgtcaAAGTAACTTTTCTCCCATCCTTCACAAATGAGTACCTATTTAGAAAGCCATCATGGAAGGCCCTTGTATCAAATTCCCATGGCCTACCTAACAAGATATGGCCAACATGCATTGGCACTACATCACATAGCGCCTCATCTGAATATCTACCAATTATGAAAGGTACAACAACTTACTTATTCACTTTCATCTcaccataattatttaaccataataatttataaggtctaggatgtggaattagatttaaacccaattttttaaccattaaagtgctagcaacatttgtacaactaccaccatcaataataacaagacaAGTCTTACCTTGTACATGGCATCTTGTGTGAAAAATGTTGTCTCTTTGCTGCTCCAATGTATCATCTTCCTTCATTTGAACACTTAGTGTGCGCCTAGCCACTAAGAGCTCACCTCCCATAGGACCCTCAATGCAATCATCGCTGCCGTCTTCCAATTGTGGtatctcatcatcattatcactctCTTCACTTGCTGTTTCAATCTCCCCATGGTCTCTAGCCACCATTGcccgcttgtttggacattgtgaAGCAATATGGCCACGCCCCAAGCATTTGAAACACTtgatgtttttattcttttctttgttaatttcgGGTTTAGATGTGTCTTTGTTGCCTGAAATGCTTTTCCCTTTGTTGTCATTGGGAATAACCTTATCATCACCTTTCTTACCTCCTTTCCAAGAATTAGACCAATGTGGCCTCCCACTCGAAGTGCCCTTATATTCAAACCTTGTTGTCCCTCTAGGTTTTagttgcttttccaccttaaTTGCAAGGTGAACTAACTCCTCAAGCTCCATATAATATTGCAACTCTACCCTATCAGCAATCTCCTTATTAAGCCCACCAATGAATCgtgccatggtagcttctCTATCCTCATCCAAATCAGCCCTAGTCATGAGTATTTCCATCTCCTTTTAATAATCCTCAACACTCCTTGTACCTTGCCGCAAAGATTGGAGTCTTTGATGTAACTCCCTATGGTAATGTCTGGGTACAAAACGCCTTCTCATGATAGTTTTGAGTGCAATCCAACTACCAATAGGCTCTTCCATGTTCTTCCTCCTACTAACCACCAACTGATCCCACCAAACTATAGCGTAGTCACTAAATTGGGTAACCACCAAtttcacctttttctcctctgaAAAGTTATGgcaatcaaagataaggtcaactcgcctttcccactccaaatatgcCTCCGGATCAGTTTTCCCCAAGAAGGTAGGAATACTAAGTTTGATACTACCCAAGTTcttatcaacatcatcatagtTCCCATAACCACCAAACTCACCACCAAAGTGTCCTCTACCTCTACCAAGATTTTGGTATCTCCTAGCTCCTCTACCCATGCATCTACCAACCCCACCATAGGCTGCATTATCATACTCCTCAAAACCCTCATCAAAGTCATCCTCATTCACCCCAATTGGCTGCCCATGATTGCCTTGCACATTCCCCCCTTCATTAAGCCTATTTCCCAGACCTCGGGCAAGTGCATTAATTTGGTCCATAATGGCTTGTTGATTGTTTGTCATTTCCCTTCGTTAGGCTGCCATGTCAAGTTGCAACCTCTCCATTTGctcattcatattttttatgcttCGTTGCACcctctcattttcatgcatttgtgTTGCAGGTATGCTGGCAGTTGGCACATTATTACCTCCACTAGAACCACTTGACATGCTGCAATAAAAGTTAGTatgcaataaaaaaatcaaaggaaattaaggacctcAACAACACTCCCTCATGTGTTTACTCTCAAATAAATAGGGATGGTCACTCGTGTTTcgcacaatcaagaatgatcacacaaggctgaaaactcacaccactcaacttgttttcaaggattcttatgtgaatcaataaccacacatcaagttatttcactatgcttgcaatgcaccaagaattatgatctaaaaagcttagttgaggcaaaacgcaaaagtcaagaaaattaaacaaatagtcacgctttcaataaaattaggacTACAAACAAGCGAAAACTTCAAacggatgcaaatgacatatgaagaaacaatctagatgtaagaaacaagaaagatgCAGTTCAGCttgaaataggaaaagaaggaacagtaacaaaaacaagtgtttaatgaatcaagaacaatgaaaaactcaaaaagaagCAATGGGCATGTAAAAGGAACGAAAATAAGgtgaaagaaacaagaaattaagttCAAGAACCAAGTAATCAAGTTTCAACCCGAATGGAAAATTTCTAACCAAACAGCATTGGAAACAAGATTTTAAAGCTCAAGAATGAATTAAGacttc from Ricinus communis isolate WT05 ecotype wild-type chromosome 9, ASM1957865v1, whole genome shotgun sequence harbors:
- the LOC125371163 gene encoding uncharacterized protein LOC125371163, whose amino-acid sequence is MEILMTRADLDEDREATMARFIGGLNKEIADRVELQYYMELEELVHLAIKVEKQLKPRGTTRFEYKGTSSGRPHWSNSWKGGKKGDDKVIPNDNKGKSISGNKDTSKPEINKEKNKNIKCFKCLGRGHIASQCPNKRAMVARDHGEIETASEESDNDDEIPQLEDGSDDCIEGPMGGELLVARRTLSVQMKEDDTLEQQRDNIFHTRCHVQDEALCDVVPMHVGHILLGRPWEFDTRAFHDGFLNRYSFVKDGRKVTLTPLSPKEVYDDQCKLERERREAKNNKKEHENPNGEIQPKEKTKAKGSFLARESENFDAFPEEMPSGLPPQREIEHQIDFIPRASIPNRPAYRSNPEEIKELQRQVEELMSKGYVRESLSPCAVPVILVPKKDGTWRMCVDCRAINKITIDLRSSYYQIRMKTGDEWKTAFKTKYGLYKCSKGPEVDVEKVEAIREWPTPKNISQKNVGFTWGDAQEHAFNMLKDKLCVAPLLVLPNFDKTFEIECDASGIGTGAVSMQEGRPICYFSEKLNGAYP